One genomic window of Peromyscus maniculatus bairdii isolate BWxNUB_F1_BW_parent chromosome 2, HU_Pman_BW_mat_3.1, whole genome shotgun sequence includes the following:
- the Hdhd3 gene encoding haloacid dehalogenase-like hydrolase domain-containing protein 3, producing MAHRLQIRLLTWDMKDTLIKLRRPVGEEYASKARAHGLVVEAAALEQAFRQAYKAQNHSFPNYGQSSGLSSRQWWMDVVLHTFRLAGVPDAQAITPIADHLYEDFSSPSTWQVLEGAETTLKGCRKRGLRLAAISNFDRRLEDILVGLGLRDHFEFVLTSEAVGCSKPDSRIFREALQLACIEPAVAAHVGDSYRCDYQGARAVGMHSFLVEGPEPLDSSVRNSIPKEHILPSLSHLLPALDLLEASSPMP from the coding sequence ATGGCACACCGGCTGCAGATACGTCTACTGACATGGGATATGAAGGATACCCTGATCAAGCTCCGCCGTCCTGTTGGGGAGGAATATGCCAGCAAAGCCCGGGCCCATGGGCTGGTGGTGGAAGCCGCAGCCCTGGAACAAGCCTTCCGGCAGGCATACAAGGCTCAGAACCACAGTTTTCCCAACTATGGCCAGAGCAGTGGCCTTAGTTCCCGTCAATGGTGGATGGACGTGGTCCTACACACCTTCCGCCTAGCAGGGGTCCCAGATGCCCAGGCCATTACTCCCATTGCTGATCACCTATATGAAGACTTCAGCAGCCCCTCCACCTGGCAGGTATTGGAGGGGGCTGAGACTACCCTGAAGGGGTGCCGTAAGCGTGGTCTGAGGCTGGCTGCGATCTCCAATTTTGACCGGCGACTAGAGGATATCCTAGTAGGCCTTGGCCTGCGAGAccattttgaatttgttttgacCTCTGAGGCTGTGGGCTGTTCTAAACCAGACTCACGAATTTTCCGTGAGGCCTTGCAACTCGCTTGTATAGAACCTGCGGTGGCAGCTCATGTTGGGGATAGCTACCGCTGTGATTACCAGGGGGCTCGGGCTGTGGGCATGCACAGCTTCCTGGTGGAAGGCCCAGAGCCTTTGGACTCCTCAGTCAGAAATTCTATACCTAAAGAACATATTCTGCCCTCCCTGTCCCATCTCCTGCCTGCCCTTGATCTTCTGGAGGCCTCAAGCCCTATGCCATGA